The window CACTACGGGTAATCATACCACAGATTCGACGAAACTTCGCAAAATACGTTTACGTCAATTTATGTACCCAATTTGCGTGCCGCTTTGAGGGCTTTGCGGACCTGGCCCGGCGCGGTGCCGCCCGGATTATTGCGCCGCCGCACGATGGCCTCCGGCGTCAGCACGGCATACACATCGGCCTCAAACTTCGGCGAAAATCGTTGATAATCCGCCAGTGCAAGGGCCGGGAGGGTCGTCTTCAAGGCCACACAGTGGCGAACAATCCGCCCGATAATGCCGTGGGCCTCGCGGAAGGGAACCCCCTTCACCACCAGATAGTCCGCCAGATCCGTGGCCTCCATGAAGCCCTGACTTGTCGCGGCGGCCATGGCCTCGCGTTGAATCGCGATGGACGGAATCATGGCGGCGAAGACCGCAAGGCAGAGCTGGACGGTGTCGGAGGCGTCGAAAATCGCTTCTTTGTCTTCCTGCAGATCGCGATTATAGGTCATGGGCAGACCCTTCATCAGCGTGAGGAGGGCATTCAGGTCGCCGTAGACCCGGCCCGTTTTCCCGCGGACCAGCTCGGCCACATCGGGATTCTTCTTCTGCGGCATGATGCTGGAACCCGTGGTGAAGGCGTCGCCGATTTCCACGAAGCCAAAAGCCGGCGTGGACCACAGGATCAGTTCCTCGCTGAAGCGCGAAAGGTGCATCATGACCAGGGCCGCATTGCCGCAGAACTCGATCATGTGGTCGCGGTCGGAGACGGCATCCATGCTGTTTCGGGAGATGG is drawn from Candidatus Hydrogenedentota bacterium and contains these coding sequences:
- the argH gene encoding argininosuccinate lyase; the protein is MSKLWGGRFEGQTDALVVALGESVSYDARLAPWDIRASIAHAEMLGDCGIIAKSEATKIIKGLKSIAKDVEAGKIAWDTAMEDVHTNIEAALVERIGDAGKRLHTGRSRNDQIATDMRLWMRDQIDAVVGLIGALRSALLDLAEAHLDVILPGFTHLQNAQPVLLAHHLLAYVEMLTRDAERFTQLRKRANVLPLGSAAMAGTPYPIDRNKVAKALGFDSISRNSMDAVSDRDHMIEFCGNAALVMMHLSRFSEELILWSTPAFGFVEIGDAFTTGSSIMPQKKNPDVAELVRGKTGRVYGDLNALLTLMKGLPMTYNRDLQEDKEAIFDASDTVQLCLAVFAAMIPSIAIQREAMAAATSQGFMEATDLADYLVVKGVPFREAHGIIGRIVRHCVALKTTLPALALADYQRFSPKFEADVYAVLTPEAIVRRRNNPGGTAPGQVRKALKAARKLGT